CAGGAAGCGCTCTGGAACACGCTGGACGTCGCGTACTTTCTGCGCAACGACCCGGCGGACGTGGCGTGGCAAACGCGCCATCTGTGGCGGCATGTCGACAGTGCGTCGCCCATCGTCAAGGCGCGTCCGTCGCCCATCGGCGAAGGGCTGCAGGTGTTGGTTTATGTCCGCGATCAGGTCGATCTGTTTGCGCGTATCTGTGGCTACTTCGAGCGCAAGGGCCTGTCGATTCTTGACGCCAAAGTGCACACCACTAGCCAGGGCTTCGCGCTCGACAGTTTCCTGCTGACCGACCCGGGCCTCGACACCAGTTATCGCGACATCATCAATCTGGTGGAAAGCGAACTGGTGTCGCTGCTCACACGGGAAGAGCCCCTGGCAGAACCGAGCAAGGGGCGTCTGCCGCGCCGTTCGCGCAGCTTTCCGGTCACGCCTCGTGTCGATCTTCGGCCCGATGAGCGCGGCCAGTACTACTTGCTATCGGTGTCGGCCAACGACCGCACCGGTTTGCTTTATGCGGTCGCTCGCGTGCTTGCGCGTCACGGCGTCAGCGTGCGAACCGCCCGCATCAATACCCTCGGCGAACGTGTCGAAGACACGTTTCTGCTCGACGGCAGCCGTTTGCAGGATAGTCGCCTGCAAATTGCCGTCGAGACCGAATTACTCGAAGCATTGGAACCATGAGCGATACCCCGCGCGCCAAACTGAGCGCCAAACACCCCCGCACCCTCGACAAGACGCGCTCCCCTGTGCGCTCGGCTGGCGCATTGCGCCGTCCGACCAAGTCAGTGCCTGCGTCGATGCTCGACGCCAGCGGCGCGAAGAAACCTGCAGGGAAACCGGCGCGTCCGCGTCCGGTGGACGATAACGCGACGCCGGGTGGCGCTCGTCGCCCGGTCGGCAGCGGTGCGGCGCCGCGCAAGCCGGCAGGTGGCGGCGCGCCCTACGAAAAGCGTCCGATGGGTGAACGCCCGCCAGCACGCGGGCAACGCGAGCGCGTTGCCGGGGCACGCCCTGCCCGTTTCGACGACGAATCCCGCGCACGTCGCGACTTCGATGATCGCGCACCGCGTCGCTTCGACGAAGATCGTCCGCGTCGTAGCACCGAAGGTGGTGCACGCGGTGACTTCGCCCGTCCAGTGAAGCGAGACTTCGACAATCGTGCACCGCGTCGCTTTGACGAAGATCGTCCGCGGCGTAATACCGAAGGTGGTGCACGCGGTGACTTCGCCCGTCCGAAGCGTGACTTCGATGACCGTGCACCCCGTCGCTTCGACGAAGAGCGTCCGCGTCGCAACACCGAAGGTGGCGCACGTGGTGACTTCGCCCGTCCGGTGAAGCGAGACTTCGACAATCGTGCACCGCGTCGCTTTGACGAAGACCGCCCCCGTCGCAACACCGAAGGTGGCGCACGTGGCGACTTCGCTCGTCCGGTGAAGCGAGACTTCGACAATCGTGCACCGCGTCGCTTTGAGGAAGATCGTCCGCGTCGTAATACCGAAGGTGGCGCACGTGGTGACTTCGCCCGCCCGGTGAAGCGTGAATTCGATGATCGTGCACCGCGTCGCTTTGACGAAGATCGTCCGCGTCGCAACACCGAAGGTGGCGCACGTGGTGACTTCGCCCGCCCGGTGAAGCGTGACTTCGATGATCGTGCACCGCGTCGCTTTGACGAAGATC
This window of the Pandoraea sputorum genome carries:
- a CDS encoding pseudouridine synthase: MSDTPRAKLSAKHPRTLDKTRSPVRSAGALRRPTKSVPASMLDASGAKKPAGKPARPRPVDDNATPGGARRPVGSGAAPRKPAGGGAPYEKRPMGERPPARGQRERVAGARPARFDDESRARRDFDDRAPRRFDEDRPRRSTEGGARGDFARPVKRDFDNRAPRRFDEDRPRRNTEGGARGDFARPKRDFDDRAPRRFDEERPRRNTEGGARGDFARPVKRDFDNRAPRRFDEDRPRRNTEGGARGDFARPVKRDFDNRAPRRFEEDRPRRNTEGGARGDFARPVKREFDDRAPRRFDEDRPRRNTEGGARGDFARPVKRDFDDRAPRRFDEDRPRRNTEGGARGSFDNRAPRRSDEDRPRRTNEGAPRGRFSRDDRDNQANRTARPSRAPRVERDDDDDDIKIHHDAAGSLRLSKRMSELGLCSRREADEWIAKGWVRVDGKVVKELGTKILPTQEITVVQAAQKEQAGRVTILLHKPVGYVSGQAEDGYDPAVVLVTSEHHWAEDDAGVRFSPSHLRSLAPAGRLDIDSTGLLVLTQDGRIAKQLIGEDSDIEKEYLVRVSYNEHSQNVQAHFPADRLALLRHGLELDDQPLKPAQVDWQNPEQLRFVLKEGKKRQIRRMCELVGLHVTGLKRVRMGQITLGNLPVGEWRYLRAGEGF